One Rhinolophus sinicus isolate RSC01 linkage group LG06, ASM3656204v1, whole genome shotgun sequence DNA window includes the following coding sequences:
- the ADM gene encoding pro-adrenomedullin isoform X1 gives MKLIPVALLYLGSLAFLGADTARLDVASEFRKKWNKWALSRGKRELRVSSSYPTGVADVMAGPVETLVQPQDVKSASRSTQASPDAARIRVKRYRQSMNNFQGMRSFGCRFGTCTVQKLAHQIYQFTDKDKDGVAPRSKISPQGYGRRRRRSLPEAGQGRTLLSSESQARRAPASRAHQVLATLRRI, from the exons ATGAAGCTGATTCCAGTCGCTCTCCTGTACTTGGGCTCGCTCGCCTTCCTAGGCGCGGACACCGCACGGCTCGACGTGGCGTCAGAGTTCCGAAAGAA ATGGAATAAATGGGCGCTAAGTCGTGGGAAGAGGGAACTTCGGGTGTCCAGCAGCTACCCCACCGGGGTCGCAGACGTGATGGCCGGGCCTGTCGAGACTCTCGTTCAGCCCCAGGACGTGAAGAGCGCCTCTCGCAGCACCCAGGCCAG TCCGGACGCTGCCCGCATCCGAGTCAAGCGCTACCGCCAGAGTATGAACAACTTCCAGGGTATGCGGAGCTTTGGCTGCCGCTTCGGGACATGCACCGTGCAGAAGTTGGCCCACCAGATATACCAGTTCACAGACAAGGACAAGGACGGTGTCGCCCCCAGAAGCAAGATAAGCCCCCAGGGCTATGGCCGTCGGCGCCGGCGCTCCCTGCCGGAGGCCGGCCAGGGCCGGACTCTGTTGTCTTCGGAGTCGCAGGCACGCAGAGCTCCTGCTTCCCGCGCGCATCAAGTGCTCGCCACCCTCCGTAGGATTTAG
- the ADM gene encoding pro-adrenomedullin isoform X2: MKLIPVALLYLGSLAFLGADTARLDVASEFRKKWNKWALSRGKRELRVSSSYPTGVADVMAGPVETLVQPQDVKSASRSTQASSPDAARIRVKRYRQSMNNFQGMRSFGCRFGTCTVQKLAHQIYQFTDKDKDGVAPRSKISPQGYGRRRRRSLPEAGQGRTLLSSESQARRAPASRAHQVLATLRRI, translated from the exons ATGAAGCTGATTCCAGTCGCTCTCCTGTACTTGGGCTCGCTCGCCTTCCTAGGCGCGGACACCGCACGGCTCGACGTGGCGTCAGAGTTCCGAAAGAA ATGGAATAAATGGGCGCTAAGTCGTGGGAAGAGGGAACTTCGGGTGTCCAGCAGCTACCCCACCGGGGTCGCAGACGTGATGGCCGGGCCTGTCGAGACTCTCGTTCAGCCCCAGGACGTGAAGAGCGCCTCTCGCAGCACCCAGGCCAG CAGTCCGGACGCTGCCCGCATCCGAGTCAAGCGCTACCGCCAGAGTATGAACAACTTCCAGGGTATGCGGAGCTTTGGCTGCCGCTTCGGGACATGCACCGTGCAGAAGTTGGCCCACCAGATATACCAGTTCACAGACAAGGACAAGGACGGTGTCGCCCCCAGAAGCAAGATAAGCCCCCAGGGCTATGGCCGTCGGCGCCGGCGCTCCCTGCCGGAGGCCGGCCAGGGCCGGACTCTGTTGTCTTCGGAGTCGCAGGCACGCAGAGCTCCTGCTTCCCGCGCGCATCAAGTGCTCGCCACCCTCCGTAGGATTTAG